A genomic stretch from Lathyrus oleraceus cultivar Zhongwan6 chromosome 2, CAAS_Psat_ZW6_1.0, whole genome shotgun sequence includes:
- the LOC127119242 gene encoding uncharacterized protein LOC127119242 isoform X5, with protein MKPRILCFHGFRTSGQILKKLVSRWPETVLQKLDLVFIDGQFPAQGKSDVEGIFDPPYYEWFQANEDFTEYRNFEECLTYVEDYMLENGPFDGVLGFSQGAFLAAALPGMQEQGVALEKINKIKFLILISGAMFGGMKYGTPKLASNAFSKPIDCPSLHIIDFMKPESIILQEAFVDPVVIHHPKGHTIPRLDEKSLGTMLGFINTIQGMLSDGQSKN; from the exons ATGAAACCCAGAATCCTCTGTTTCCATGGATTCAGAACAAGTGGTCAAATCCTCAAGAAACTAGTCTCACGTTGGCCTGAAACTGTACTCCAAAAACTGGACCTAGTTTTCATCGACGGTCAATTTCCAGCACAAGGAAAATCAGATGTTGAAGGCATTTTCGATCCACCTTATTACGAATGGTTCCAAGCCAATGAG GATTTCACTGAGTATAGGAACTTTGAAGAATGTTTAACATATGTTGAAGATTATATGCTGGAAAATGGTCCTTTTGATGGTGTACTTGGATTTTCTCAA GGTGCATTTTTAGCGGCTGCATTGCCAGGAATGCAGGAACAG GGAGTAGCACTTGAGAAGATAAACAAGATCAAGTTTCTGATTCTGATATCAGGAGCCATGTTTGGTGGAATGAAATATGGAACACCTAAACTAGCTTCCAATGCATTTTCAAAACCCATTGATTGCCCCTCTCTTCACATTATAG ATTTCATGAAGCCAGAAAGCATTATTTTGCAAGAGGCTTTTGTTGACCCTGTTGTGATTCATCATCCAAAAGGACACACAATCCCAAGACTTG ATGAAAAGAGTCTTGGAACTATGCTTGGTTTCATCAACACAATTCAGGGAATGCTATCAGATGGTCAAAGCAAGAATTGA
- the LOC127119242 gene encoding uncharacterized protein LOC127119242 isoform X1, which produces MKPRILCFHGFRTSGQILKKLVSRWPETVLQKLDLVFIDGQFPAQGKSDVEGIFDPPYYEWFQANEDFTEYRNFEECLTYVEDYMLENGPFDGVLGFSQGAFLAAALPGMQEQGVALEKINKIKFLILISGAMFGGMKYGTPKLASNAFSKPIDCPSLHIIGETDFMKPESIILQEAFVDPVVIHHPKGHTIPRLDEKSLGTMLGFINTIQGMLSDGQSKN; this is translated from the exons ATGAAACCCAGAATCCTCTGTTTCCATGGATTCAGAACAAGTGGTCAAATCCTCAAGAAACTAGTCTCACGTTGGCCTGAAACTGTACTCCAAAAACTGGACCTAGTTTTCATCGACGGTCAATTTCCAGCACAAGGAAAATCAGATGTTGAAGGCATTTTCGATCCACCTTATTACGAATGGTTCCAAGCCAATGAG GATTTCACTGAGTATAGGAACTTTGAAGAATGTTTAACATATGTTGAAGATTATATGCTGGAAAATGGTCCTTTTGATGGTGTACTTGGATTTTCTCAA GGTGCATTTTTAGCGGCTGCATTGCCAGGAATGCAGGAACAG GGAGTAGCACTTGAGAAGATAAACAAGATCAAGTTTCTGATTCTGATATCAGGAGCCATGTTTGGTGGAATGAAATATGGAACACCTAAACTAGCTTCCAATGCATTTTCAAAACCCATTGATTGCCCCTCTCTTCACATTATAG GTGAGACAGATTTCATGAAGCCAGAAAGCATTATTTTGCAAGAGGCTTTTGTTGACCCTGTTGTGATTCATCATCCAAAAGGACACACAATCCCAAGACTTG ATGAAAAGAGTCTTGGAACTATGCTTGGTTTCATCAACACAATTCAGGGAATGCTATCAGATGGTCAAAGCAAGAATTGA